In Elusimicrobiota bacterium, the genomic stretch TCCTAAAAAATTCAAAGAAGAATATGGACTTACTGAACCAAATTCACATTCGTCGGTAGAAAAAACTTCAGGAGAAAAAATATGATTGTATGCTATGAGGGAAAAATTGCTTATGGCAAAATTAAAGACAGTCATTTTTTTAATTGCAATTTTAGGTTAATTAAATATAATATTTCTGTATGCTTTCCTATATTATCAGGCGGCTTTTATTAACAATCCCTATGCTTATCGGGATAACAATAATAACTTTTCTGGTAATGCATCTTTCACCGGGCAAACCAACAGACATCCTTACTGATATGAACCAGAAAATTACTGCCGAAGCAAAGCAGCGACTTGTAGCACTTTATGGACTTGATAAGCCGGTGTATGTTCAATACTGGTGGTGGCTTAAACGATTGGCAAAACTTGACTTTGGGAAATCATTCAAAGATGATAGACCTGTGATAAAAAAAATTTTAGAACGTTTCCCTGCGACTTTACTGCTTAATTTTTTATCTATAATTTTGATTTTTGTATCAGCAATCCCAATTGGTGTTTGCTCGGTGGTAAAAAAGGATTCTGTTTTTGATAAAATCACAACCATTTTTGTCTTTGTCGGTTTTTCTGTACCTACTTTTTGGTTCGCAATACTTTTGATGATTTTTTTCGGACTGCACCTTGGCTGGTTACCAATTTCTGGTTTTCGGTCTGTCAATTTTGATGAACTGACTCTTTTAGGAAAATTTTGGGATATTGCTAAACATCTTGTTTTGCCGGTTTTTGTATCGGCATTCACAGGTATCGCAGGACTCTCAAGATACACAAAATCAGCAATGCTGGAAGTTCTTC encodes the following:
- a CDS encoding ABC transporter permease encodes the protein MLSYIIRRLLLTIPMLIGITIITFLVMHLSPGKPTDILTDMNQKITAEAKQRLVALYGLDKPVYVQYWWWLKRLAKLDFGKSFKDDRPVIKKILERFPATLLLNFLSIILIFVSAIPIGVCSVVKKDSVFDKITTIFVFVGFSVPTFWFAILLMIFFGLHLGWLPISGFRSVNFDELTLLGKFWDIAKHLVLPVFVSAFTGIAGLSRYTKSAMLEVLHQDYIRTARAKGLSEMTVIFKHALRNALIPVVTILGLTLPDLIGGSFIFETIFAWPGMGRLGYEAIMARDYPVIMAVGTIVAILTLVGNLIADITYAYIDPRIRYK